The following are from one region of the Pseudomonadota bacterium genome:
- a CDS encoding type II toxin-antitoxin system RelE/ParE family toxin — protein MDYKVIWTDGSLRDVEAIAKYIEKDSFYYACSVVTKIIDTTKNLELFPFAGRVVPEENDDSVREHFVYNYRVIYEVRGLVIYVLAVVHGKRMLSPDYGERMNSSTAG, from the coding sequence ATGGATTATAAAGTAATCTGGACAGACGGATCATTGCGTGATGTCGAGGCGATCGCCAAATATATTGAAAAGGATTCATTTTATTACGCATGTTCGGTTGTGACAAAGATTATAGATACAACAAAAAACCTTGAATTATTTCCTTTTGCAGGACGTGTTGTACCGGAAGAAAATGATGATTCCGTAAGAGAGCATTTTGTCTATAATTACAGAGTTATTTATGAAGTTAGAGGGTTAGTCATTTATGTGTTGGCTGTTGTGCATGGAAAGAGAATGCTTTCTCCTGACTATGGGGAAAGAATGAATAGTTCTACTGCCGGTTAA